The genomic region CATCTCTAATAGATTAACCCAAGAGAGCAACAAGTTCTTGAAAGATTTACAATTTCAGTTATGCCGAGATTATGAGGAGGTTCTTGCTCAAGAGTTATTATGGTTCCAGAAATCGAAAAGCAAGTGGTTAAAGTTCGCGACCAGAATACTAAATTTTTCCATGGCTCTACCATggtgaggagaagaagaaatgaaatcctCACTATTCAGAATGATGATGGCGAGTGGTTAACAGAAAGCAATGATCTGAAAAATTGGGTTGTATCCTCTTATGCGAACTTTTACTGTGATTATTCTGATAATGTTCCTTTTATTATTTCTAACGCCTTTCCTGAGTTAAGTGCTGCTGACTTTGAGAGGATAGGTCGGATGGTATCCTCCTTGGAGATTAAAGAGGTTGTGTTTGCTATGGGCAGCCTTAAAGCTCCGGAAAGGAATGGTATCCAAGCTGTCTTTTACCAGCAACATTGGCAAAAGGTTGGTGCTGATCTTTGTAATCTTGTTCAGAATATTTTTAGGAACCCAACTTTGGTCAGTGATATTAATGAGACTCTCCTAGTCTTTATTTCTAAAATTGAACCGGTCTCCAATCTCAAATACATGAGACCTATCAGTTTGTGTAATGTCTCGTATAAGGTGGTTACAAAAGTTTTAGCAAAACGGTTACAAACTTTGATGGCTAAGTTGGTCAGGTCAACTCAGACTAGCTTTGTTCCGGAAAGGCATTCATCGGATAATATTATTATAATCCAGGAGGTTATTCATTCGATGAGGAGCAAGAAAGGTGGAAAAGGTTGGATGGCTATTAAAATCGATTTCGAAAAAGCCTATGACAGATTAAAATGGTCTTTTATAAAGGATACCTTGATGGACATCGGCTTTCCCTCCCATATAACTAATCTCATTTATGGTTGCGTATCTTCTGCTAGAATGAGAGTTCTCTAAAATGGTGATGAATTGGAAGAATTCACTCCGTCTAAGGGCATCAGACAAGGAAACCCCATTTTCCCTACTTATTTTATTCTGTGTATTGAACGCTTATCGCAACTTATTGATGCAGCTGTGGAGCATGAATTTTGTATTCGTTTGAAAAGAGATGCTCCAGAGATTTCTCACCTTTGCTTCGCAGATGACTTAATTTTGTTTGTAGAAGCAAGCTTGGAACAAGCTGAGGAAATTAATAATTGTCTTAATACCTTTTGTGATAGTTCCAGACAGAAGGCCAGTTAGGATAAGACGAGAGTCTTCTTCTCCCGAAATGTAGGGAACAATGTTAGAACAAGCATCTCGGAAGTCTTGAATTTCTCTAGAACGGATGATTTAGGAAAATATTTGGGTGTTCCCCTTCATCACTCCAGATTTTTGGAAAGCACTTTTAATAATAGTATTGACAAGATGAATGCTAATCTAAACTCTTGGAAAGCCTCCTCGCTGTCATTGGCGGGAAGAAATACCCTGATGAAATATGTCCTTTCTTCTATTCCATCTTATACTATGAAAACTATTTTTTTACCTAAAGCTACTTGTAATGCTATTGATAAAAAATGCAGGAATTTTCTTTGGGGAGACACCAATCAAACCCGCAAAATTCATTTGGCGACCTGGAAAAAAATTGTGAGCCAAAAAAGTCGGGTGGCCTAGGGATTCGCCATGCTAGTATACTCAACCATGCCTTTATGATGAAAGTTGGGTGGGGgcttattgaaaataaaaatgccTTGTGGGCTAGAGTTCTTCGGTCGAAGTATGGAAGCGAAAATGACATAATTTCGAAGGTGGAACAGAAACAAAGTAGCTCTAACTTGTGGAAAGGAATTTGTGCCAGTTGGGATATTGTAGAGTCTAACCATATTTGGCGCATCGGGGATGATTCTACAATAGATTTTTGGAAGCATAACGGGTCCCTCTATTAGGGAGGCTTGAACATCACACAACTCAGGTAAGTAATGAGTTTGATTATTCTGTGAAATTGACTGATTTTCTTACCATTTCACGATCCTGAGACATTGTGAGGCTCAAGGAGATCTTGCTGGAGGATATGGCCAAAAGAATCATGGCGCTGTCCCCTTTCCCTTTCCCCTTGGAAGCCAGCTGATCATATTGCATGGGCACCCTCACCAGATGGAGCGTTTAGCCTCAAGTCAGCTTACCAAGCCATTCAAGACACTCCTAGCAACCCCCAATCGGCTCTTTAATTTGGTTTGGAGATGGAAGGGTCCCAAATAAACTCTCTCCTTTCTCTGGCTCGCTGCATGCCAAGCCATTCTAACTAATGCAGAACGAAAAAGACACCACCTAACTCAAGACTCGTCTTGCCCTTGTTGCACTCAGCATGAAGAATCAGTGGAGCATATCTTACATGACTGTTATTTTGGTAGGAACATATGGAATGCCTTCATCCCTGCTGCCCAAGcacattccttcttcaacacggACGCCATTCATTGGTTGGAGAGCAACCTGGGGCGCCCAAGTCACTGGTCTTGTCTCTTTGGTGTTGTTATTGCCTTTCTTTGGTTCTGCCACAATAAATTTGTCTTTGAGGATAAGATTACCCCCTTTTCCATGGCTGTGCACCAAATTAAAGCCCAAACTGACGAGATCCTAAAGATTGATAAATACTAAAGAAGGAGTACTGTCAATGTTGAACCGCAGTGTCTCATTCGATGGCTTTCGCTACCGGAAAAGGTGTTGAAACTCAATGTGAATGGATCTTTTTTAGGCCATTTAAATAGTGCTGCTTGTGGTGGTTTATTTAGGGATCACTTAGGGAAGTTTATCCTGGGTTTCTCTTGCAATCTTAGAAACTGCTCGATAACGCACGCTGAATTGTGAGGCATTGTCCGTGGTTTACAAATTACTAATACTCAAGAGTATACAACTCTTATTGTGGAATCAGACTTTGCCCCCTGTCTTCCATCTTTTGAAAAATGGGTGCCCTGCTAACCACTCTTGTGCTCCCCTTGTAAAAGACATTGGTATTCAGGCTGGTAGAATTGTAAATATTTCTTGGTCTCACTCCCTTTGATAAGCTAATTTGGTTGCGGATGTGTTAGCAAAAAAGGACAAAATCTACCTTTTGGCCTGCATATTTTTAATACTGTTCCTCCGAATATTATATTAGCTTTAGATTTTGATTGTATGAAATCTCTTCAACTAAGAAGATTctaagtattttctttttctgttttgtttggAGTAAAGTGGCAACCCGGTCTCTGTCCATTTCCCAAAATGTCAAGACGACCCTTAACTAAAAACACGTTCCATTACGGTCCCTGATCCTGTACTCCGTCTGCCAACCCAGTCCTTCTGTCAGTTTCACGACGAAAACTCGACGAAAATTGTTGACGTGTCAGGTTCAAAAATGGACAGGTACCtaattgtctctaaatttaaattggttaggggtttatttgtccttattattctttaaacaatatttttaattatatttttattcattatattaatattctttttttaataaagaagtacaaactaactaataaattattcaaatttaaaaatatcatttattataaaacatattcataatatttgaaaattattcataataaataatatttttaagtttgaataatttattaattagcaTATGCTGGTATGGCCTATATGACTGCTTTAATTAAAATTTCTTTACCTGCCTGACTGAGAAGCTTTTCCTTCCACCCTTCTAGCTTGTTTAAAACTTTTTCTTCGATCCATGTAAGTACTCCGGCCGTTGATCTTCCCCATTATGCCGGCAATCCTAAATATTTCCCTGGCGAGTCCCACGTAGTCATTCCTAAAATCTCTTCAATATTGACTCTAGTTTGTATTGGGACTTGAGATCCAAAAGTGATTCCCGATTTCTCCAAATTTATTCTTTGTCCCGACGCCTCTGTATACTTGTTTAAGATTGAAAGAATTAGTACTTTACACTTTTTGTTTGTGACTCCTTTTGTTTCTTTTGGGGTGGTTGAACCCCCCCGGGGCCCGCgataaaaaaaaagtgtttttattttagatttattttgcAAAATCATTTCCCTTTTCCTTGTGAAGTTACATCGAATTACAACTTTGCCACTGAGACCAAATGCCGTTGCTCACAGCTCACTTCGCAGTATTCACAAACTCACAATATTCCACTACTCTTCCAGACGCTCAATCTGAATCTCCACTGCTGATGAGCAAAACTTGCATCTCTGAATTCCGAATAAGAAATGGTAGTACTCACCCGTCTGAAATCCGCTTTACGTCTTCTTCCGCGTTCTTCCGTAGCCTACGCAACCTCTGCCTCTTCCACCTCCAACCTCTCACAGGTGAAGGGGAACCAAAGCGCCGTCGTTCATCTCCCGCAGCATTTGTACCGTCGGATCTTCCGTGTGAGAGATCAAACGCACCCGGTTGTTACGATTCTCGAGCAGTGGGTTCAGGATGGCCGAACTCTTAGCTACGATGAACTGCTATTCGTTATCAAGCAACTTAGGTCACGCAAAAGATATAAAAACGCCCTCGAGGTATCGTCATCATCATTAATAACTACTTAGtcgttaattaattaataaaaatattatttattcgaACTTTAGGTTGAATCATGATCTAGCTGCAAAATGCGATTCAGATGTTGAAGATAGTGAGATACTATGTTTTTCTGGGTTGAGTTTTGTGATATTTGTGAAAATGAACCGTGTTTGCAGGTATCATTTTGGATGTCTGAGAAAGGATACTCTGAACCTGGATCTGCAGATTTTAGTTTAAGACTGGACTTGATTGCAAAGGCTAAGGGAATAGAAGAAGCTGAATCCTATTTTGATAGCATTCCGAAATACTTAAGGGCTGCAGAATGTTACAGCTCTCTTCTTAATTGCTATGCTCAAGTTAGGGATGTGGATAAAGCTGAAAGGATCATGCTGCAGATGAAACATTTGGGTTTCGCAAGGTCTACTTTGGCAAGAAATTCTTTGCTTAACCTCTACTATCAAACACAAGACTATGACAAAGTGGAAAATTTGTTGCTTGAAATGAAGGAAGAGGGTATTAAATTCGATAGATTTACATTTTCCACCTTGATTAATACATATGCGGCCAAATCTGATATAGAAGGAATCGACAAACTTCTTGCACAATTAGAAGATGATCCATCGTATTCCCAACATGCAGATTGGTGGAGTGTTTATGCTGTGGCAGCCAATTGTTATGGCAAACTCGGGCTTCATGATAAAGCTTTTAACGCTTTAAAGAAATCAGAGGAGCGTCTGAGTTCTACATTATGGAAAGAGGCCTTTCCTTACCTTGTGACTCAATATGCAACAAtagggaagaaagaagaagtgaTGAGGTTGTGGAAGATTTATAAGATGGATGGGAAGTTACTCAAAAGAGACTATTATTCAACTGTAATAAGTTCATTTCTCAAGTTGGATGACATTGAACTTGCTAAGAGTATCTTTGAGGAGTGGGAATCTAGAAACCGGTatttcagaaatttctttattCCGAACATGATGATAGCAGCTTACAGCAGAAAGGGCAATATGGAGGAAGCTGAAGCCATTGTTAATAGGACAATCATGAAGGGCGGAAAGCCAAATTTATGGACTTGGTCACGGCTCTTGCTCGGATATATTCCACAAAGAAATTTTCCGATGTCTGTTCGATGTATGAAAGAGGCAGTTTCTATCTATGAAGTGGGGTGTAAGTGGAAGCCACTACCGGAATCCTTAGCTGCCATTTTTCAGTACTTGAAATTTAACGGAGATATGGAGGAGGCAGAGGATTTGATAAGGCTACTCAGCAGCAAGAATATTATCTCCCTTGATGTTCATAACAAGCTGACGAGTTGGATTAAGGATGTGGAATCAAATGTGCCTGCAATTGATGTGCTGGGAAGCGATTCACATAAACAAACTGGTGAAATTTCAGAGCCAGAGGACGATTGGAACAACCTGACTTCTGCTTTAGCCATCAATAAAATGTTAAGGGATGACTGTCAATTAGGCAAATCATGAATTAGGGTTTACATTTGGTGTACACATCTTTTCGACAATGAAGTTTAGGACCAATTAATGTAGGTGAATGGTTCACCAAAAAGGCTGATTCTGAGTTGGTATGTTTTATATATCACTCTGTTAAATTTTCTAAGATGCTTCGTTTCAAAATTGATAGAAGAAG from Arachis ipaensis cultivar K30076 chromosome B02, Araip1.1, whole genome shotgun sequence harbors:
- the LOC107626207 gene encoding pentatricopeptide repeat-containing protein At2g20710, mitochondrial-like, translating into MVVLTRLKSALRLLPRSSVAYATSASSTSNLSQVKGNQSAVVHLPQHLYRRIFRVRDQTHPVVTILEQWVQDGRTLSYDELLFVIKQLRSRKRYKNALEVSFWMSEKGYSEPGSADFSLRLDLIAKAKGIEEAESYFDSIPKYLRAAECYSSLLNCYAQVRDVDKAERIMLQMKHLGFARSTLARNSLLNLYYQTQDYDKVENLLLEMKEEGIKFDRFTFSTLINTYAAKSDIEGIDKLLAQLEDDPSYSQHADWWSVYAVAANCYGKLGLHDKAFNALKKSEERLSSTLWKEAFPYLVTQYATIGKKEEVMRLWKIYKMDGKLLKRDYYSTVISSFLKLDDIELAKSIFEEWESRNRYFRNFFIPNMMIAAYSRKGNMEEAEAIVNRTIMKGGKPNLWTWSRLLLGYIPQRNFPMSVRCMKEAVSIYEVGCKWKPLPESLAAIFQYLKFNGDMEEAEDLIRLLSSKNIISLDVHNKLTSWIKDVESNVPAIDVLGSDSHKQTGEISEPEDDWNNLTSALAINKMLRDDCQLGKS